One genomic segment of Jaculus jaculus isolate mJacJac1 chromosome 2, mJacJac1.mat.Y.cur, whole genome shotgun sequence includes these proteins:
- the Dcaf13 gene encoding DDB1- and CUL4-associated factor 13, with translation MKVKMLSRNPDDYVRETKLDLQRVPRNYDPALHPFEVPREYVRALNATKLERVFAKPFLASLDGHRDGVNCLAKHPKSLSTVLSGACDGEVKIWNLTTRKCTRTIQAHEGFVRGICTRFCGTSFFTVGDDKTVKQWKMDGPGYGEEEEPLHTILGKTVYTGIDHHWKDAAFATCGQQVDIWDEQRTSPVCSMTWGFDSISSVKFNPIETFLLGSCASDRNIVLYDMRQATPLKKVILDMRTNTICWNPMEAFIFTAANEDYNLYTFDMRALDTPVMVHLDHVSAVLDVDYSPTGKEFVSASFDKSVRIFPVDKSQSREVYHTKRMQHVICVKWTSDSKYIMCGSDEMNIRLWKANASEKLGVLTSREKAANDYNQKLKEKFQHHPHVKRIARHRHLPKSIYSQIQEQRIMKEARRRKEMNRRKHSKPGSVPIVSERKKHVLAVVK, from the exons TTCCAAGAAACTATGATCCTGCCTTACATCCTTTTGAGGTCCCACGAGAGTACGTAAGAGCCTTAAATGCTACCAAACTGGAGCGTGTGTTTGCAAAACCATTCCTTGCTTCCCTGGATGGTCACCGAGATGGAGTCAATTGCCTGGCGAAGCATCCAAAGAGCCTGTCTACTGTCCTTTCTGGTGCATGTGATGGAGAG GTTAAAATTTGGAACCTGACTACACGAAAATGTACCCGTACAATACAAGCACATGAAGGTTTTGTACGAGGAATATGTACTCGCTTTTGTGGGACCTCTTTTTTTACT GTTGGTGATGACAAAACTGTGAAGCagtggaaaatggatggaccaggCTATGGAGAAGAAGAAGAGCCACTGCATACCATATTGGGAAAG ACTGTGTATACTGGCATTGATCATCACTGGAAAGATGCTGCTTTTGCCACTTGTGGACAGCAAGTAGACATTTGGGATGAACAGAGAACCAGTCCTGTGTGCTCCATGACCTGGGGATTTGACAGTATAAGTAGTGTTAAATTTAACCCCATTGAG ACATTTCTCTTGGGAAGTTGTGCTTCTGACAGGAATATAGTACTGTATGATATGAGGCAAGCTACTCCTTTGAAAAAG GTTATCTTGGATATGAGAACAAATACAATCTGTTGGAACCCAATGGAAGCTTTCATTTTTACTGCAGCAAATGAAGATTACAA CTTATATACTTTTGATATGCGTGCACTGGACACTCCTGTCATGGTGCACTTGGACCATGTGTCTGCAGTGCTGGATGTGGACTACTCTCCTACTGGGAAAGAGTTTGTGTCTGCTAGTTTTGATAAGTCTGTCCGAATCTTTCCTGTGGACAAAAGTCAAAGCAG gGAAGTCTATCACACAAAACGAATGCAGCACGTTATTTGTGTAAAGTGGACTTCTGACAGCAAGTATATTATGTGTGGATCTGATGAAATGAACATTCGTCTGTGGAAAGCTAATGCTTCtgaaaaactgggtgtg cttACTTCAAGAGAAAAAGCAGCCAATGACTATAACCAGAAGTTAAAGGAGAAGTTTCAGCATCATCCTCATGTAAAACGTATTGCTCGTCATCGACATCTACCAAAATCTATCTACAGCCAGATTCAGGAGCAGCGCATCATGAAAGAAGCCCGCCGCCGAAA GGAAATGAATCGCCGTAAACATAGCAAGCCTGGATCTGTGCCAATTGTGTCAGAGAGGAAGAAACACGTACTGGCAGTTGTGAAGTAA